In Epilithonimonas zeae, a single window of DNA contains:
- the mnmA gene encoding tRNA 2-thiouridine(34) synthase MnmA, which produces MKIVVGLSGGVDSSVTAYLLQQQGHEVIGLFMRNWNDASVTLEDECPWIEDSNDALLVAQKLGIPYQVIDMSELYKERIVDYMFDEYQKGRTPNPDVLCNREVKFDVFMKTALSLGAEKVATGHYARVHSTIDENGKEIFHLLAGKDNNKDQSYFLCQLSQDQLSKALFPIGELTKPEVREIAKEQGLVTADKKDSQGLCFIGKVSLPTFLQQQLVPKEGEIVEIFNDFAEFHKETPTFSSKLEELDYLSAKINYKKEDGKVIGKHQGAQFFTIGQSKGLGIGGHKESCFIISREMENNIIFVGEGRNFPGLFRSALKIDNSEVHWVREDLRLKNGESMEVMARIRYRQTLEKATIYQFENGFYMEFENPQSAIAEGQFASWCIDDELIGSGVIS; this is translated from the coding sequence ATGAAAATAGTAGTTGGCCTCTCCGGAGGCGTAGATTCTAGCGTGACTGCTTATCTTTTGCAACAGCAGGGTCACGAGGTTATCGGACTTTTTATGCGCAACTGGAATGATGCGTCGGTAACTTTGGAGGACGAGTGTCCTTGGATAGAAGACAGTAATGATGCGCTTCTTGTCGCACAAAAATTAGGAATTCCTTATCAGGTCATCGATATGAGCGAGCTCTACAAGGAGCGAATTGTGGATTATATGTTTGACGAATATCAAAAAGGCAGAACACCAAATCCCGATGTTCTTTGTAATCGCGAAGTGAAATTCGATGTGTTTATGAAAACGGCTTTATCGCTTGGTGCTGAGAAAGTTGCAACCGGACATTATGCACGAGTTCATTCAACAATTGATGAAAATGGAAAAGAGATTTTTCATCTTTTGGCTGGAAAAGATAATAACAAAGACCAAAGTTATTTCCTATGTCAATTGAGTCAAGACCAATTGTCGAAAGCGTTGTTCCCGATCGGAGAATTAACAAAACCAGAAGTTCGTGAAATTGCGAAAGAACAAGGTTTGGTAACCGCTGACAAAAAAGATTCTCAAGGACTTTGTTTCATTGGGAAAGTGAGTTTACCGACTTTTCTTCAGCAACAATTGGTTCCGAAAGAAGGTGAAATTGTAGAAATTTTCAATGATTTTGCTGAATTCCATAAAGAAACTCCAACTTTTTCTTCAAAATTAGAAGAGCTGGACTATCTGTCAGCGAAAATCAATTATAAAAAAGAAGACGGAAAAGTGATTGGCAAGCATCAAGGTGCACAGTTTTTCACCATCGGACAAAGTAAAGGTTTAGGAATTGGTGGACACAAAGAAAGTTGTTTCATTATCTCCAGAGAAATGGAAAACAACATTATTTTCGTGGGCGAAGGAAGAAATTTTCCGGGACTTTTCAGAAGCGCTTTGAAAATTGATAATTCTGAAGTTCATTGGGTTCGTGAAGATTTGAGGTTGAAAAACGGAGAATCTATGGAGGTTATGGCGAGAATCCGCTACCGACAAACTTTGGAGAAAGCAACGATTTATCAATTCGAAAATGGATTCTATATGGAATTTGAAAATCCGCAGTCTGCGATTGCAGAAGGACAATTTGCTTCGTGGTGTATCGATGATGAATTGATTGGAAGTGGCGTGATTTCTTAA
- a CDS encoding PA0069 family radical SAM protein — MSDLIPKGQGAQRNVINRFDRYTFEPEDYELDKIKTQVTEVFPKTIINVVKSPDLPMDYSMNPYQGCEHGCSYCFARPTHEFWGYSAGVDFERKLMVKKNAPELLEKTFQKKSYVPKPIMLSGNTDCYQPIERQFEITRKLLQVCLDYRHPISIITKNALILRDLDILEKMAEKNLISVSMSIPTLNEDLRRVMEPRTSTAKNKLKAIEALSEKNIPVNVMIAPVIPALTSDESLSIMKSVSEAGARSCGYTLVRLNDTVEPVFVQWLEAHFPDRKDKVLNLIRSMRGGNLGEKRFYERYKGEGNIAEMIHKTFEIGKKKFFNNRERAVLTTEHFTGSRTQQLRLF; from the coding sequence ATGTCAGATTTAATTCCAAAAGGTCAAGGTGCACAACGCAACGTCATCAACCGATTCGACAGATATACTTTCGAGCCGGAAGACTATGAATTGGATAAAATCAAGACACAGGTTACAGAAGTTTTTCCGAAGACGATTATCAATGTTGTGAAAAGTCCAGATTTGCCAATGGACTATTCTATGAATCCGTATCAAGGTTGTGAACACGGTTGCTCCTATTGTTTTGCACGACCAACACACGAATTTTGGGGTTACAGCGCGGGAGTTGATTTTGAAAGAAAATTAATGGTTAAGAAAAATGCGCCGGAACTTTTGGAAAAAACATTTCAAAAGAAATCCTATGTTCCAAAACCAATTATGCTTTCCGGAAATACCGATTGTTATCAACCGATTGAGAGACAATTTGAAATTACCAGAAAACTGCTTCAGGTTTGTCTGGATTACAGACATCCGATTTCCATTATTACAAAAAATGCTTTGATTCTGAGAGATTTGGATATTCTTGAAAAAATGGCAGAAAAAAATCTGATTTCGGTTTCGATGAGTATTCCGACGCTTAATGAAGATTTGAGAAGAGTAATGGAACCAAGAACGTCAACTGCAAAAAACAAATTGAAAGCGATTGAAGCTTTATCCGAGAAAAATATTCCTGTGAATGTGATGATTGCACCTGTGATTCCTGCTTTGACAAGTGACGAAAGTTTATCCATTATGAAATCGGTTTCCGAAGCCGGCGCCAGAAGTTGCGGCTACACTTTGGTGAGACTGAATGACACTGTTGAACCTGTTTTTGTTCAATGGTTAGAAGCTCATTTTCCAGACAGAAAAGACAAAGTCCTGAATCTCATCCGCTCAATGCGAGGCGGAAATCTCGGCGAAAAACGATTTTATGAAAGATACAAAGGCGAAGGAAACATCGCAGAAATGATTCATAAAACTTTTGAAATTGGGAAGAAGAAGTTTTTTAATAATCGAGAAAGAGCCGTTTTGACAACTGAACATTTTACAGGAAGTAGGACGCAACAATTGCGATTGTTTTGA
- a CDS encoding 2TM domain-containing protein, translating to MNKKPLITLTWITLGSSIFFFTFFSDEKTLESFGYNLLISAMYAFGLGLSNGYLNDFLNKKLSWTEQTRLRTILGIVATIIVNFIIVYVCNYLNYVIIQKVATPEVFFSGKYNFVNWFMINFALMISAFLHAKGFMEELKKNTKQEVVEQKLIANSANAQFESLKNQLDPHFLFNSLNVLTALIDENPEQAQKFTTSMSKIYRYVLEQKDKEMVKVEDEIEFAKIYCNLLKTRFEDSVNFTFDINPDDLQKFVVPLSLQLLLENCIKHNFATSSKPLNIRIFTEGKFLSIENNLQVREQLKESAGIGLANIVQRYALLTKDNVFIEKTEQTFKVKIPILIEKKSQTMTAYTTQETESIAYEKAVKRVKEIKGFYGNLISYCIIIPFLVILNLITSPRELWFYWPMLGWGVGLLAHGMNVFAIGKNWEEKKIQEIMNKDNFKK from the coding sequence ATGAATAAAAAACCATTAATAACGCTAACGTGGATTACACTAGGCTCGTCCATTTTTTTCTTCACTTTTTTCTCTGATGAAAAAACTTTAGAAAGCTTTGGTTACAACTTGCTTATTTCAGCAATGTATGCTTTCGGATTGGGCTTGAGTAATGGTTATTTAAATGATTTCCTTAATAAAAAACTGTCGTGGACGGAACAGACCAGACTTAGAACCATTTTAGGAATTGTAGCAACTATTATCGTCAATTTCATAATTGTTTATGTCTGTAATTATTTAAACTATGTCATCATCCAAAAAGTGGCAACTCCGGAAGTGTTTTTTTCTGGGAAGTACAATTTTGTTAATTGGTTTATGATAAATTTCGCATTGATGATTTCGGCTTTCCTTCACGCCAAAGGATTTATGGAGGAATTGAAAAAAAATACCAAACAAGAAGTTGTAGAACAGAAGTTAATCGCAAATTCCGCCAACGCTCAATTCGAATCTTTGAAGAACCAATTAGACCCGCATTTTCTATTCAATTCTTTGAACGTTTTAACAGCTTTGATTGATGAAAATCCGGAACAGGCGCAGAAATTCACGACATCGATGTCAAAGATTTACCGTTATGTTTTGGAGCAAAAAGATAAGGAAATGGTAAAAGTTGAGGATGAGATAGAATTTGCTAAAATCTACTGCAACCTTTTGAAAACCAGATTTGAAGACAGCGTGAATTTCACTTTTGATATTAATCCAGATGATTTGCAAAAATTCGTAGTTCCGCTTTCTTTACAATTATTATTAGAAAATTGTATCAAACATAATTTCGCAACCTCATCAAAACCATTGAATATCAGAATCTTTACAGAAGGAAAATTTCTATCCATCGAAAATAACCTTCAAGTAAGAGAACAGCTTAAAGAAAGTGCGGGAATTGGTTTAGCAAACATCGTTCAGCGGTACGCATTACTTACTAAAGACAATGTATTTATAGAAAAAACAGAACAGACCTTTAAAGTCAAAATACCAATATTAATAGAAAAAAAATCTCAGACAATGACAGCTTACACCACACAAGAAACAGAAAGTATTGCTTACGAAAAAGCAGTAAAAAGAGTAAAAGAAATTAAAGGATTCTACGGAAACTTAATCTCATATTGCATTATCATTCCGTTTTTGGTAATCCTTAACCTAATCACTTCTCCAAGAGAACTTTGGTTTTACTGGCCAATGCTTGGATGGGGAGTAGGACTTCTGGCTCACGGGATGAACGTCTTTGCAATCGGAAAAAATTGGGAAGAAAAGAAAATCCAAGAGATAATGAATAAGGATAACTTCAAAAAATAA
- a CDS encoding methyltransferase family protein, with the protein MNIIIFYLLMGAWLFSEVFYKSQMSSNNSDQKGKDKSSLSLLWIVIISSISLSIFVANIHFEDFSLMITTQNWIIYLGLIVLFIGILTRFLIIKSLGKYFTVDVTIREGHQIKKDGIYSVLRHPSYSASLLTFLGLGLFLNNWVALFIAFIPPFLAFLYRIKIEEKALIEQFGQDYIDYKKQTKKLIPFIY; encoded by the coding sequence ATGAACATCATCATTTTTTATTTACTGATGGGAGCTTGGCTTTTTAGCGAGGTCTTTTATAAAAGCCAAATGTCATCCAATAATTCTGACCAAAAAGGGAAGGACAAATCTTCTCTCAGCTTGCTTTGGATTGTAATCATTTCATCAATATCGCTATCAATTTTTGTTGCTAACATTCATTTTGAAGATTTTAGTTTAATGATTACAACCCAAAATTGGATAATTTATCTTGGACTGATTGTCTTATTTATCGGGATTTTGACAAGGTTTTTAATCATAAAATCTTTAGGCAAATATTTTACAGTAGATGTTACGATACGAGAAGGTCATCAAATAAAAAAAGATGGAATATATAGTGTTTTGAGACATCCTTCATATTCTGCTTCTTTGCTAACGTTTCTTGGTTTAGGTTTGTTTTTGAATAATTGGGTTGCATTATTTATAGCATTTATTCCACCATTTTTAGCATTTTTGTATAGAATTAAAATTGAAGAAAAAGCTCTTATAGAACAATTCGGGCAAGATTATATAGATTATAAAAAACAGACAAAAAAATTAATACCATTTATTTATTAA
- a CDS encoding 2TM domain-containing protein, translating into MEIINKENPRYEMAVERVQKIKKFYKSLLVFAIVFGIVYGIKFAKYGLNYISVFEVSWIFIIWGLILAIKGIKLFFFNSDWERDMINKELKKQNNGNY; encoded by the coding sequence ATGGAAATCATCAATAAAGAAAATCCACGTTACGAAATGGCTGTGGAAAGAGTACAAAAAATCAAAAAATTCTACAAAAGTCTTCTCGTTTTCGCCATCGTATTTGGAATCGTTTATGGGATTAAATTTGCAAAATATGGATTGAATTATATTTCAGTATTTGAAGTATCGTGGATTTTCATCATTTGGGGATTGATTTTGGCAATCAAAGGAATTAAGCTGTTTTTCTTCAATTCCGATTGGGAAAGAGATATGATTAACAAAGAACTCAAAAAACAAAACAATGGAAATTATTAA
- a CDS encoding uroporphyrinogen decarboxylase codes for MENWSEYVGYLASAFIVGGFLLKNITAIRTINLLGCICFVIYGIFSGMLWPVIIPNGILAFVQIYYILKKD; via the coding sequence ATGGAAAACTGGTCAGAATATGTTGGATATTTGGCTTCTGCTTTTATAGTTGGAGGCTTTTTGCTAAAGAATATTACTGCCATCAGAACGATTAATTTGTTAGGATGTATTTGCTTTGTGATTTATGGTATTTTTAGCGGAATGCTTTGGCCAGTGATTATTCCGAACGGAATTCTCGCTTTTGTCCAGATTTATTATATTTTAAAAAAAGACTAA
- a CDS encoding 2TM domain-containing protein, with protein sequence MENHINNSRLKLAKARMEEVKAFYTMLGGFVILMPYLIFVNLKSTPDFHWFWFPIAGCGISIFGYAIYLFGGKNWEQKKIREIMNNQNNLKN encoded by the coding sequence ATGGAAAACCACATAAACAATTCGAGACTAAAACTAGCCAAAGCTAGAATGGAGGAGGTAAAAGCTTTTTACACGATGTTGGGTGGATTCGTAATTCTGATGCCTTATTTAATCTTTGTTAATCTAAAATCAACGCCTGATTTTCACTGGTTTTGGTTTCCGATAGCAGGATGTGGAATCAGTATTTTCGGATATGCAATTTATCTTTTCGGAGGAAAAAACTGGGAGCAGAAGAAGATTCGTGAAATAATGAATAATCAAAATAACCTTAAAAACTAA
- a CDS encoding ATP-dependent Clp protease ATP-binding subunit translates to MDYKFSDGLNRVFKQSKNEARRLQSEFLNTEHFLLGIIKTENSAKEILESLSADLTQIKRKIETLSAVNSNPFTANMGSISFTKMADQAVKRSELECRQYQSADINTVHLLLGILYKQEDPTSSILQAYDIDYDAVQKAYRTMLKNTDQLPQNSAYDDDDEKDEPYSQMKKPSGNLGGQKSKTPTLDNFGRDLTSLARDGKLDPVIGREKEIERVSQILSRRKKNNPLLIGEPGVGKSAIAEGLALRIQQKKVSRVLYGKRVITLDLASLVAGTKYRGQFEERMKAIMTELEKNRDVILFIDELHTIVGAGSSTGSLDASNMFKPALARGEIQCIGATTLDEYRQYIEKDGALERRFQKVMVEPTSIEETIQILHQIKDKYEDHHNVHYSDEAINACVNLTARYITDRFLPDKAIDAMDEAGSRVYIKNMKVPTEIIDHEARIEEVKELKQKAVKAQDYLEARKLKDEEERLQIELNLAQEQWDKDVKEKKEEVSEESVAEVVSMMSGVPVTKVGKNELDKLAQMDDKLNGKVIGQEDAVKKVVKAIQRNRAGLKDPNRPIGTFIFLGTTGVGKTELAKVMARELFDSDEALVRIDMSEYMEKFAVSRLVGAPPGYVGYEEGGQLTEAVRRKPYAVVLLDEIEKAHPDVFNILLQILDEGFVTDSLGRKIDFRNTIIILTSNIGTRDIKDFGDGVGFGTNAKKTNSDARARSTIESALKKAFAPEFLNRIDDIVIFNSLEQKDIKKIIDLELGKLYSRLEKLGYKVELTEEAKDFISEKGWDKDFGARPLKRAIQKYIEDLLAEMLVNKQFSEGETVILKVNEAKDGLEGKTQKEKNTKESIKD, encoded by the coding sequence ATGGATTATAAATTTTCAGACGGTTTGAACCGCGTGTTCAAGCAAAGCAAAAATGAAGCAAGGCGTTTGCAGAGTGAGTTTCTGAATACTGAACATTTCCTTTTAGGAATTATCAAAACTGAAAATTCTGCGAAAGAGATTCTTGAAAGTCTTAGCGCAGACCTCACTCAGATAAAACGAAAAATAGAAACCCTAAGTGCTGTGAACAGTAATCCTTTCACTGCTAATATGGGAAGCATTTCTTTTACAAAAATGGCAGACCAGGCTGTGAAAAGGTCAGAATTAGAATGTCGTCAATATCAATCTGCAGATATCAATACTGTACATCTTTTGTTAGGAATATTGTACAAGCAGGAAGACCCGACATCCAGCATTCTTCAGGCTTATGATATCGATTATGATGCTGTTCAAAAGGCTTATAGAACGATGTTGAAAAACACCGATCAATTGCCACAAAACAGTGCTTACGATGATGACGATGAGAAGGATGAACCTTATAGCCAGATGAAGAAACCTTCCGGGAATCTTGGTGGCCAGAAAAGTAAGACTCCAACTTTGGACAACTTTGGCCGTGATTTGACATCTCTTGCAAGAGATGGAAAATTGGATCCAGTTATTGGTCGTGAAAAAGAAATTGAAAGAGTTTCTCAGATTCTATCAAGAAGAAAGAAAAACAATCCACTTTTGATTGGTGAGCCCGGTGTTGGTAAATCTGCCATTGCGGAAGGTCTGGCTTTGAGAATTCAGCAGAAAAAAGTTTCCAGAGTTCTTTATGGCAAAAGAGTGATTACACTTGACCTTGCAAGTCTTGTTGCAGGAACCAAATATCGTGGACAATTCGAAGAGAGAATGAAAGCGATAATGACAGAATTGGAGAAAAACAGAGATGTCATTCTTTTCATTGATGAGTTGCATACGATTGTAGGTGCGGGAAGCTCTACAGGAAGTTTAGATGCATCCAATATGTTCAAACCTGCTTTGGCAAGGGGAGAAATCCAATGCATCGGTGCTACAACTCTTGACGAATACAGACAGTACATTGAGAAAGATGGAGCTTTGGAGCGTCGTTTCCAAAAAGTAATGGTTGAACCAACTTCTATTGAAGAAACGATTCAAATCCTTCATCAAATCAAAGATAAGTACGAAGACCATCATAATGTTCATTATTCTGATGAAGCCATCAATGCTTGTGTTAATTTGACAGCAAGATATATAACAGACAGATTCTTACCGGACAAAGCAATCGATGCGATGGACGAGGCCGGGTCTAGAGTTTATATCAAGAATATGAAAGTTCCTACAGAAATCATCGACCACGAAGCTCGTATCGAAGAAGTAAAGGAATTGAAACAAAAAGCTGTGAAAGCTCAGGATTATCTTGAAGCTAGAAAACTGAAAGACGAAGAGGAAAGACTTCAAATCGAATTGAATCTTGCCCAAGAACAATGGGACAAAGATGTCAAGGAGAAAAAAGAAGAAGTTTCTGAAGAGAGTGTTGCAGAAGTTGTTTCTATGATGAGTGGTGTTCCAGTAACCAAAGTTGGCAAAAATGAGTTGGATAAACTAGCTCAGATGGATGATAAACTTAATGGAAAAGTTATCGGTCAGGAAGACGCTGTGAAAAAAGTAGTGAAAGCTATCCAGAGAAACAGAGCCGGATTGAAAGACCCGAACAGACCAATTGGAACGTTCATTTTCCTTGGAACCACTGGTGTTGGTAAAACCGAATTGGCTAAAGTTATGGCTCGAGAATTATTTGATTCCGATGAAGCTTTGGTAAGAATCGATATGAGTGAGTACATGGAGAAATTTGCGGTTTCCAGATTGGTTGGAGCGCCTCCAGGATACGTAGGTTATGAAGAAGGTGGACAATTGACGGAAGCGGTTAGAAGAAAGCCTTACGCAGTTGTACTTCTTGACGAAATCGAGAAAGCACATCCAGATGTTTTCAATATTTTGTTGCAGATTTTGGATGAAGGTTTCGTAACCGATTCTCTAGGAAGAAAAATCGATTTCAGAAATACAATTATCATCCTGACTTCCAATATCGGAACAAGAGATATCAAAGATTTTGGTGATGGCGTTGGATTCGGGACTAATGCGAAGAAAACCAATTCTGATGCAAGAGCTAGGTCTACTATCGAAAGTGCTTTGAAGAAAGCGTTTGCGCCGGAATTCCTTAACAGAATTGATGACATCGTTATCTTTAACTCTTTGGAGCAAAAAGATATCAAGAAAATCATCGACCTCGAGCTTGGAAAACTTTACAGCAGACTTGAAAAATTGGGCTACAAAGTAGAGTTGACAGAGGAAGCCAAAGATTTCATCTCAGAAAAAGGTTGGGACAAAGATTTTGGAGCAAGACCGCTTAAACGTGCTATCCAAAAATACATCGAAGACCTTTTGGCAGAAATGCTTGTTAATAAGCAATTCAGTGAAGGAGAAACGGTTATTCTGAAAGTCAACGAAGCTAAAGACGGGCTGGAAGGAAAAACTCAGAAAGAGAAAAATACTAAAGAAAGTATTAAAGACTAA
- a CDS encoding 2TM domain-containing protein: protein MEIINKQDDIKYLEARRRVKKLKGFYTHLAIYILVNLLIVFINIQDLKPGESYFQYKNFITLFFWGIGLVAHGLSVFVPQFVLGKDWEERKIREIMDKNKHK, encoded by the coding sequence ATGGAAATTATTAACAAACAAGACGATATCAAATATCTTGAAGCCAGAAGAAGAGTGAAAAAACTGAAAGGATTTTATACACATTTGGCGATTTACATACTTGTCAATTTGTTGATTGTGTTTATTAATATTCAAGATTTAAAACCTGGCGAGAGTTATTTTCAATATAAGAATTTCATTACATTATTCTTTTGGGGAATTGGTTTGGTAGCTCACGGATTGAGTGTTTTTGTTCCGCAGTTTGTTCTCGGAAAAGATTGGGAAGAGCGAAAAATTCGGGAAATAATGGACAAGAATAAACATAAATGA
- a CDS encoding glycosyltransferase yields MKVIVSVFNNLYTDQRVEKFCKTLYDNGYQPILIGNNWMGKPEMERPYPFFRIDLKSKKLRFAYIEFQQKLYKEIKKHADNKTILLANDLETIMPNYLLSKKLRIPIVFDSHEIFTEMPTIQGRWVKNVWKKIESTFVPKIKKMIAASDSYANWFAKEYKINKPIVINNLPRKIEFKGTTENSKKIILYQGWLNYSRGIDKAIIAMQSIENAELWVAGGGPMETEFKQIAIQANVLDKVKFLGKLSPDDLRKLTPKADVGISIEENNGLSYYYSLPNKISDYIQSRIPVVVSDFPEMKNIVNTFGVGEIIENHSPEHLAEKLKIVLEKGKAAYLHNLNVAADELCWENEEGKILKIFSDCKKELEHSH; encoded by the coding sequence ATGAAAGTCATTGTAAGTGTTTTTAATAACCTTTACACAGACCAGCGTGTAGAAAAATTCTGTAAAACACTTTATGATAATGGTTATCAGCCTATTTTAATTGGCAATAACTGGATGGGAAAGCCCGAAATGGAAAGACCCTATCCGTTTTTCAGGATTGATTTGAAGTCCAAAAAGTTGAGATTTGCCTACATAGAATTTCAGCAAAAGCTCTACAAAGAAATCAAAAAACATGCTGACAATAAGACCATTTTATTAGCCAATGACTTGGAAACAATAATGCCAAATTATCTGCTTTCTAAAAAATTGAGAATCCCAATAGTTTTTGACAGTCACGAGATTTTCACAGAAATGCCAACAATCCAAGGGCGCTGGGTAAAAAATGTGTGGAAAAAAATCGAAAGCACTTTTGTTCCGAAAATCAAGAAAATGATTGCTGCAAGTGATTCCTACGCCAATTGGTTTGCGAAAGAATATAAAATCAATAAACCGATCGTTATCAATAATCTTCCAAGAAAAATTGAATTTAAAGGTACGACTGAAAATTCAAAAAAAATCATTCTTTATCAAGGTTGGTTGAATTACTCCCGAGGAATTGATAAAGCCATTATTGCAATGCAATCAATTGAAAATGCGGAGCTTTGGGTTGCCGGCGGAGGGCCAATGGAGACTGAATTTAAACAAATTGCTATTCAGGCTAATGTTTTAGATAAAGTCAAATTTCTTGGGAAATTATCTCCGGATGATCTTAGGAAATTGACACCGAAAGCTGATGTTGGAATCAGTATTGAGGAAAATAATGGATTGAGTTATTACTATTCTTTACCAAACAAAATCTCGGATTATATCCAATCGAGAATTCCTGTTGTTGTATCAGATTTTCCGGAAATGAAGAATATTGTGAACACTTTTGGTGTGGGAGAAATTATTGAAAATCATTCTCCTGAACATCTTGCAGAAAAACTAAAAATTGTTCTGGAAAAAGGAAAAGCCGCTTATCTTCACAACCTAAATGTAGCTGCAGATGAACTTTGCTGGGAAAATGAGGAAGGTAAAATCCTCAAAATATTCTCTGACTGTAAAAAAGAATTAGAACACAGCCATTAA
- a CDS encoding Crp/Fnr family transcriptional regulator: MTKELKDYLLRNIPGLTPEDLELLLPSIDFKKYKSGEIFISPGDNNTKVYFIKSGIIRVYHLLENGTEKTMLFHNKKSFVGNYGGIIFKRPSRFYYQSVGETEVFELTYDAIDKGAQKSISLNNLRGNMFLMMIGILLNNIEDFVLLNPEERYQKHLEENAEVLKKVPSKYVASLLGITPVSLSRIKKRILRGN, translated from the coding sequence ATGACAAAGGAATTAAAAGATTATTTATTAAGAAATATTCCCGGACTTACTCCAGAGGATTTAGAATTACTATTGCCATCAATAGATTTTAAAAAGTACAAGTCGGGCGAGATTTTTATTTCTCCTGGCGACAACAATACCAAAGTTTATTTCATTAAAAGTGGTATTATCCGAGTCTATCATCTTTTGGAAAATGGTACAGAGAAAACAATGCTTTTTCATAATAAAAAAAGCTTTGTCGGTAACTATGGCGGGATTATTTTTAAACGTCCTTCAAGATTTTATTATCAATCTGTGGGAGAAACAGAGGTTTTCGAATTGACTTATGATGCCATAGACAAAGGCGCTCAGAAAAGCATTTCACTTAATAATTTGCGTGGAAATATGTTTCTTATGATGATTGGAATATTACTAAATAATATTGAGGATTTTGTTTTACTGAATCCTGAAGAGCGTTATCAAAAACATCTGGAAGAAAATGCCGAAGTTTTGAAAAAAGTACCATCAAAATATGTAGCATCCCTTCTGGGAATCACTCCTGTCTCATTAAGTAGAATAAAAAAAAGAATTTTACGCGGAAATTAA
- a CDS encoding LytR/AlgR family response regulator transcription factor yields the protein MKIRTIIIEDEKPAVRRLEKLLGLFSDLELVANLNSVEESVDWFQENEHPQLIFSDIVLGDGLSFDIFDKVSTKAFIIYTTAFDQYTLKAFKLNSIDYLLKPIEEEDLAKAIEKFKSFLPEQGAVNSQEIRQIVKKEQATLSRILVKIGYNLKVVSINEVSCFYSENKIVYLQTKERTYPTDFTLDELENVLDETKFFRVNRQFIISSDYIKNIHTSPNYKVELEFQPNEEISVSRERVKDFKDWLAGN from the coding sequence ATGAAAATAAGAACGATAATCATCGAAGACGAAAAACCGGCTGTCAGAAGACTTGAAAAATTATTAGGTTTATTTTCTGATTTAGAGTTAGTTGCAAACCTCAATTCTGTGGAAGAATCGGTTGATTGGTTTCAGGAAAATGAACATCCGCAATTGATTTTTTCAGACATCGTTTTAGGTGACGGATTATCGTTTGATATTTTTGATAAAGTCTCAACCAAAGCTTTTATCATTTATACAACGGCTTTTGACCAATACACATTGAAAGCTTTCAAACTCAATAGCATCGATTATCTTCTGAAACCAATTGAAGAAGAAGATTTGGCAAAAGCCATTGAGAAATTCAAATCGTTCTTGCCGGAACAAGGCGCTGTTAATTCACAGGAAATCAGGCAAATTGTTAAAAAAGAGCAGGCAACACTTTCCAGAATTTTGGTAAAAATCGGTTACAATCTGAAAGTCGTTTCCATCAATGAAGTCAGCTGTTTCTACAGCGAAAATAAAATTGTCTACCTCCAAACCAAAGAACGGACTTATCCAACAGATTTCACTTTGGACGAACTGGAAAATGTGTTGGATGAAACCAAATTTTTCCGTGTAAACAGACAATTCATCATCAGCTCAGATTACATCAAAAATATTCACACGTCGCCAAATTACAAAGTTGAATTGGAATTCCAACCCAATGAAGAAATCTCGGTCAGCAGAGAAAGAGTGAAGGATTTTAAAGATTGGCTGGCCGGAAATTAA